In a genomic window of Apium graveolens strain L.+W99A mitochondrion, complete genome:
- the orf810a gene encoding hypothetical protein translates to MSYLLQSSKLTAEEKDSLNVFGQHTLEVLLIHVLSVLFNSVESDSVIRLSTLIDRLDTTVRSQIQLLKNRKSRYEQSISTAKAGAPKPNVNELPKRTFHFGNELASFLEIRDLIEISTIGNIEDEPIRKKNGEFYLAKPYYVHCKIPASDLPIRFSLPMVCKPEDWQSILQDNKKPKYLSDLRGGYLSSLTADVDERYRLLSSKNLDNFYIELHENSSIELCGIMNKLQSQPFKVNSSFLSYIRTNESLLVEQGLILPSFLSKLKIKDIYEKLKKLYYSYHFSKSVRLATLLKELMKLIQRAGYEQYILKLAIAYEGYRFYLPAFMDFRGRIYRSGILHFHERDLARSLVIFAKEDVQRTSNIKDSFFCAASFLYGSFENNKAAVEWFDNNMIEALRVSSNDELTRLACDAKKPLQFLSCLVVFKEYLTTQVVQVITSHPITQDASASAYQLMSYFLLDKDLAKNTNLIQRPGDSNIQDIYEYLLEEVQVYINETKKYQNDSLILFVGSKLTRKIVKGIFMPMIYGKTIMSAGIFLQESFSFDLGKRQNAVAQVFYDFFKEKYSRLNCLMNMIQNIGWFSSERGQPVCYKVPLFTTIQDYRKSSETHIWVYSKSTHSRKKVTLSIPSEERDSRKTMSSTFVNFIHQKDARLAMSVVNFLLSDSSTPIYTVHDNFLSTADCSSILPLFYTYAYKEMGPPLLVINEFIYMNLTKPGYHDPEKFKKVIPSRELESLLNNCIPAELRKKNNLWNKKKTIIVNAYNTYINAVCGPIDSDTTNASVATLLATRYEAHEQKWNSFKKELSDLYCLQY, encoded by the coding sequence ATGAGTTATCTTTTGCAAAGTTCTAAGCTCACTGCTGAAGAGAAAGACTCACTCAATGTCTTTGGTCAACATACGTTGGAAGTTTTACTCATCCATGTGTTAAGTGTCTTGTTTAATTCAGTGGAATCAGATTCAGTCATTCGTCTATCGACTCTAATAGATCGTCTAGATACTACTGTGCGCTCTCAGATCCAATTATTAAAGAATCGCAAATCTAGGTATGAACAATCCATATCTACTGCTAAAGCTGGTGCTCCGAAACCGAATGTTAATGAGTTGCCGAAAAGGACCTTTCATTTTGGTAATGAATTAGCTTCATTCTTGGAAATAAGGGATTTGATAGAAATATCGACTATTGGGAATATTGAAGATGAACCCATCCGTAAGAAAAATGGAGAATTTTATTTAGCTAAACCTTATTACGTACACTGCAAAATCCCCGCATCCGATTTACCTATAAGGTTTAGTTTACCCATGGTCTGCAAACCAGAAGATTGGCAAAGTATTCTCCAGGATAATAAAAAGCCTAAGTATCTATCAGATCTAAGGGGTGGTTATTTAAGTAGTTTAACTGCGGATGTAGATGAGCGTTACCGCTTGTTAAGCTCAAAGAACCTAGATAATTTTTATATCGAATTACATGAGAATTCTTCCATTGAATTATGTGGTATCATGAATAAACTACAAAGTCAACCATTTAAGGTAAATAGCTCTTTCTTGTCATATATTCGTACCAATGAGTCTCTATTGGTTGAGCAGGGTTTAATACTACCAAGTTTTCTATCGAAATTGAAAATTAAGGATATTTATGAGAAATTGAAGAAGTTGTATTATTCATATCATTTCTCAAAGAGTGTACGCCTTGCCACCTTATTGAAAGAATTGATGAAACTCATCCAGCGTGCAGGCTATGAGCAATACATATTGAAATTAGCAATAGCCTACGAGGGCTACCGTTTTTATTTGCCAGCTTTTATGGATTTCCGAGGTCGAATTTACCGCAGTGGTATTTTACATTTCCACGAACGTGATCTAGCCAGAAGTCTGGTCATCTTTGCAAAAGAAGACGTTCAAAGAACCTCGAATATCAAAGATTCCTTTTTTTGTGCAGCATCCTTCCTTTACGGATCTTTCGAGAATAACAAGGCTGCTGTGGAATGGTTTGATAATAATATGATAGAAGCTTTGCGAGTCTCTTCTAATGATGAATTAACCCGATTAGCTTGTGATGCGAAAAAACCATTACAGTTTCTGTCATGTCTTGTTGTATTTAAAGAGTATTTAACGACTCAAGTCGTACAAGTTATAACATCTCATCCTATAACCCAGGACGCCTCCGCGAGTGCTTATCAGCTAATGAGCTACTTTTTATTAGATAAAGATCTGGCTAAGAATACAAATCTTATACAACGGCCGGGTGATTCCAATATCCAAGATATTTATGAATACCTTCTCGAGGAAGTGCAAGTCTACATAAATGAGACTAAGAAATATCAAAATGATTCACTCATTCTTTTTGTAGGTAGTAAGCTGACGCGTAAGATAGTGAAAGGAATCTTTATGCCTATGATATATGGGAAAACAATAATGAGCGCGGGTATCTTTCTGCAAGAGAGTTTCTCTTTCGATCTGGGTAAGCGCCAGAACGCCGTGGCTCAAGTCTTTTATGACTTCTTTAAGGAGAAATATTCTAGACTGAATTGCTTGATGAATATGATCCAAAATATTGGTTGGTTCTCATCAGAGAGGGGTCAACCAGTTTGCTATAAAGTGCCATTATTTACAACAATACAAGATTATCGAAAATCATCTGAGACTCATATATGGGTCTACTCAAAAAGCACACATTCGAGGAAAAAGGTAACTCTCTCAATACCTTCGGAGGAACGAGATAGTCGAAAAACGATGTCATCAACCTTCGTCAACTTCATTCATCAAAAGGATGCCCGTCTCGCTATGAGTGTAGTCAATTTCTTACTCTCTGATTCTTCTACCCCTATCTACACAGTTCACGACAACTTTCTATCAACAGCTGACTGTAGCTCTATATTGCCGTTGTTTTATACCTACGCCTATAAGGAGATGGGTCCACCTCTTTTAGTGATCAACGAGTTCATCTATATGAATTTAACCAAACCAGGTTACCATGATCCAGAAAAATTTAAAAAAGTTATTCCTTCTCGGGAACTCGAATCTCTCTTAAATAATTGTATTCCAGCTGAGCTTAGGAAGAAAAACAATCTTTGGAATAAAAAGAAAACAATTATAGTGAATGCATATAATACCTATATTAATGCTGTATGCGGTCCTATCGATAGTGATACAACAAATGCATCTGTAGCCACCCTATTAGCCACCAGATATGAGGCTCATGAGCAAAAGTGGAATTCTTTCAAAAAAGAGCTTTCCGATCTATATTGTTTACAGTATTAG
- the orf143a gene encoding hypothetical protein, with translation MGLTLYSGIERGNIACHKSEARVGTLLREGRLASRAFRDEAFWRSQVNFGPPNPATDDKALWSKGKRVRCHTLCPPKVPRGRARRSRATTRERIPRRQGDRRRPSQGTSRPTGKTGETWEGNPIGSQRIHSTRSPPDFIFIIF, from the coding sequence ATGGGACTCACCCTTTACTCGGGAATAGAGAGGGGAAACATAGCATGTCACAAGAGCGAGGCGAGGGTTGGAACCCTACTGCGAGAGGGGCGCCTCGCGAGCCGGGCTTTTAGAGATGAGGCCTTTTGGCGAAGCCAAGTCAATTTCGGGCCACCAAACCCTGCAACTGATGATAAGGCCCTATGGAGTAAAGGGAAGCGTGTACGTTGTCACACTCTCTGCCCTCCAAAGGTGCCTAGAGGACGGGCCAGACGCAGCAGAGCGACGACCCGGGAGCGGATTCCCCGCCGGCAGGGGGACAGGAGACGGCCATCTCAAGGCACATCACGACCTACAGGCAAGACCGGCGAGACCTGGGAAGGCAACCCGATTGGGAGTCAGAGGATCCATAGTACCCGCAGCCCCCCGGACTTCATATTCATCATTTTTTAA
- the orf101b gene encoding hypothetical protein — MTSRFQHRVDSGMEVSRDSGVDRIRIGGGQSAYGRNQYGGQRQNQQFQQQQPRQWQNRQQGQGRYSVYGGNPNMIPVAPCATCGGHHPGKPCYSAVEYNKN, encoded by the coding sequence ATGACCAGCAGATTTCAGCACAGGGTAGACAGTGGTATGGAGGTCAGCAGGGACAGTGGCGTGGACAGAATCAGAATAGGGGGAGGTCAGTCAGCTTATGGTCGAAATCAGTATGGAGGTCAGAGGCAGAATCAGCAGTTTCAGCAGCAGCAGCCTAGACAGTGGCAGAATCGTCAACAGGGGCAAGGCCGTTATTCAGTGTATGGGGGCAATCCTAATATGATTCCAGTTGCTCCTTGTGCTACATGTGGTGGACATCATCCGGGGAAGCCTTGTTATAGCGCTGTTGAATACAATAAGAACTGA
- the orf402a gene encoding hypothetical protein: MHRGRERTSYIPFLLNPETRSDVIPVRLRFRETIPQARQPISHRKVCVNNGMVSITHFKVSRGDIISFLENDARARGEEIRRSFYIEISVEKIIGKFRDHPVRMWRRTKTEWFRLLKTKRGCRLLLKDRFLQHTDKIASYPYYYNTITHYIRYTYLVRLQRFLFMLLMAYFVLTSLFIIFINMADLFPSIREMLIPSLSSVQQPLCVFPNEPDCELRLGRLPEQRPLLDGAGPSSSHQGGGSQVRNSGLETSIQKRIFSLQPDLKQDPLCPYLLGHSSVDYWKEVKEALLSNSSQREYSRLLQFEARDLEMRELKNECSSLFHSILSANPDLANKTPYKPQEVFDDFLDAYRDRIEKEVGLGPVIEKDKQELHFLHSLKKTLKEGSSAYTFIKKQIFGDGTG, translated from the coding sequence ATGCACAGAGGAAGAGAACGAACTTCATATATCCCTTTTCTACTCAATCCAGAAACAAGATCGGACGTTATTCCGGTTCGTCTCCGTTTTCGTGAAACTATTCCTCAAGCAAGGCAGCCGATAAGTCATCGAAAGGTTTGTGTGAATAATGGAATGGTAAGCATTACTCATTTTAAAGTGTCCCGCGGTGATATAATATCTTTTCTTGAAAATGACGCGAGAGCCCGCGGTGAAGAAATAAGGAGATCCTTCTATATCGAAATCTCAGTTGAAAAAATAATAGGCAAATTCCGGGATCACCCGGTAAGAATGTGGAGAAGAACCAAAACAGAATGGTTCCGCCTACTCAAAACTAAGAGGGGATGCCGCCTACTACTAAAAGACCGGTTTTTGCAACATACGGATAAAATTGCTTCTTACCCCTATTATTATAATACGATTACCCATTATATTAGATACACGTATCTAGTACGACTACAACGATTCCTTTTTATGTTGCTTATGGCCTACTTTGTTCTTACCTCTCTCTTTATTATTTTTATAAATATGGCAGACCTCTTTCCCTCAATTAGGGAAATGCTAATACCCTCCCTTTCGTCAGTTCAACAGCCCCTTTGTGTTTTTCCAAATGAGCCCGATTGCGAACTTCGGCTCGGGCGGCTGCCGGAACAGCGCCCACTTCTTGATGGTGCAGGACCGTCATCTTCCCACCAAGGAGGAGGATCACAGGTCCGAAATAGCGGCCTTGAAACATCTATACAAAAGCGCATTTTTAGCCTTCAGCCTGATTTGAAACAAGACCCCCTTTGCCCGTATCTATTAGGACATTCTTCCGTTGATTATTGGAAAGAGGTGAAGGAGGCCCTTTTAAGCAACTCATCTCAGAGAGAATATTCTCGTTTACTGCAATTCGAGGCGAGGGATCTCGAAATGCGAGAACTTAAAAACGAATGTTCTTCTCTCTTTCACTCCATCTTATCTGCTAATCCAGACTTGGCTAACAAAACGCCATACAAACCGCAAGAAGTCTTTGATGACTTTCTTGATGCTTATCGGGACCGCATTGAAAAAGAAGTGGGGCTAGGGCCTGTCATAGAAAAGGACAAGCAAGAACTCCACTTTTTACATTCTTTGAAGAAAACCCTAAAAGAAGGGAGCTCAGCGTATACTTTTATAAAAAAACAAATTTTTGGAGACGGGACGGGGTAA
- the nad4L gene encoding NADH dehydrogenase subunit 4L, with the protein MIISISGIRGILLNRRNIPIMSMPIESMLLAVNSNFLVFSVSSDDMMGQSFASLVPTVAAAESAIGLAIFVITFRVRGTIAVESINSIQG; encoded by the coding sequence ATGATCATCTCTATTTCAGGTATTCGGGGAATCCTCCTTAATAGACGAAATATTCCTATTATGTCAATGCCAATAGAATCAATGTTATTAGCTGTGAATTCGAACTTTTTGGTATTTTCCGTTTCTTCGGATGATATGATGGGCCAATCATTTGCTTCATTGGTTCCAACGGTGGCAGCCGCGGAATCTGCTATTGGGTTAGCCATTTTCGTTATTACTTTCCGAGTCCGAGGGACTATTGCTGTAGAATCTATTAATAGCATTCAAGGTTAA
- the orf199a gene encoding hypothetical protein gives MPPMNTNLVVQGVPVPSDVLSSVYRAPNFISGSVCIPGEIMDPNTISALSKFNKFLLVQRYEFFNGTIQPDYIQLMQGELDMTTSISPLLFPAKLSWMLNREYQKWYIDYAKGLDIDVPYHDWYVSQFGSFVQSPFEPLYYQPSSIIWFSIIAILAIGILWRNNRRKSRESFGTSMSTHHILGLKKVPRVRLFADSSGT, from the coding sequence ATGCCACCTATGAATACTAATCTTGTTGTTCAGGGGGTACCGGTTCCTTCGGATGTCTTATCTTCGGTATATAGAGCACCTAATTTCATTTCCGGGTCCGTTTGTATCCCGGGTGAAATTATGGATCCTAATACTATATCAGCGCTATCGAAGTTCAATAAGTTTTTGCTTGTGCAGCGTTATGAATTCTTTAATGGAACTATACAACCAGATTACATACAATTGATGCAAGGAGAGTTGGACATGACTACTTCAATTTCTCCACTATTATTCCCCGCGAAGCTCAGCTGGATGCTGAATCGGGAATACCAGAAGTGGTATATAGATTATGCGAAAGGTCTGGATATAGATGTACCATACCATGACTGGTATGTCAGTCAATTCGGTAGTTTCGTTCAATCTCCGTTTGAGCCCCTGTATTATCAACCGTCTTCAATTATTTGGTTTAGTATTATAGCAATTCTAGCTATCGGAATATTATGGCGTAACAATAGAAGGAAGTCTCGGGAGTCGTTTGGCACCTCGATGTCGACTCATCACATCCTGGGGTTGAAGAAGGTCCCAAGGGTTCGGTTGTTCGCCGATTCAAGTGGTACGTGA
- the rpl16 gene encoding ribosomal protein L16, with product MSGQFRKNGKIWVRVLADLPITGKPTEVRMGRGKGNPTGWIARVSTGQILFEMDGVSLSNARQAATLAAHKPCSSTKFVQWS from the coding sequence ATGAGCGGACAATTCCGAAAAAATGGTAAGATATGGGTAAGAGTTCTCGCGGATCTCCCTATTACCGGGAAACCTACAGAAGTCAGAATGGGAAGAGGAAAAGGAAATCCTACGGGTTGGATTGCTCGTGTGTCCACGGGACAAATCCTATTTGAAATGGATGGTGTGAGTTTGTCAAATGCTCGACAAGCCGCTACATTAGCGGCGCATAAACCATGTTCGTCAACCAAGTTTGTTCAGTGGTCGTAA
- the orf1390a gene encoding hypothetical protein: protein MRLMSKSGILSKKSFPIYIVYSISMLVKKGAYKRVHTTRSYCTTYKSRYFDSDLFYTRIRHTTYASPHPFLIQAAHDIDPGFTVLEIVLIINAIFDLLIRYVFSSVEGYSKFLITLTLIDKDGKDITYTICDAIPLTPLDGSAFFPYKELFRYIYRAVIQVFEKYKGAIITKIALRIFLTGQNLEKHLSSKDEIIKVLDTLLEDLSHDDNGYNSDWDGSDNGNNVGNNNDSNNSVGLLSLVLNDKRDVKPPVAKPISNKKRTYNSNISQILSSNPKVVRPFMVADIETILMKDDTGMEVQTPYAVGLLVVLPEKEVDKADIMTFYSEYFLYKKFYSSFKDRSDKILYEMVKRIDVVATKQYKTALSIYFHNLSRFDGIILLKHLICHHPYYIMKPLIRNHRIYEIKVYKKMQQEVDEKMVDKKGVLLFSFKDSLNLLPGKLATLAQSLCPDLGGKYDFDHEQLKTVEDLSLREEELLEYLKQDVLLLGGVLKKAQEIILNLYNVNINTVLTISSLAMRIFRIQYYDASSFPIHIPNVNEDKFIRKGYYGGHVDVYKPRGENLYYYDVNSLYPYVMQEYPMPAGKPTWNGDLRKKDLDTLYGFIEAFVKCPDSIKNPFLPYREKVNGSLIFPTGYFVGVYYSEELKYARDLGYTIYPLRGYLFKKTESPFKTFVNDLYNSRLKAKKDGNEGMSYVYKILMNSLYGRFGINPKMTITEICDQDCYNQLVRKDTFINGDKLNEDTYVANFNKDCSTNSWDPPKNAAVQLAAAITACARIHMYPYIAREDCYYTDTDSIVLGNPLSDDMVSSSVLGKLKLEDQIAWGLFLAPKTYCYTTIDGKDVVKHKGAAKHFVDIDWYENQYANRKNEKSVPYSTPFGVDWNQLQIVKKTTNLAMNVDVGTKRKVVYTENNVWLETTPFKVENLKDCSNQDLRYIIKKINNEKDSNESLNTTPETYQRDADRDDHSSDNHSDSSPGYGSSNESNDNSNSSGSDSDSGSDNKNEIIPPIDDKEDETTKTSDNHSSTSSGWDKVVKELRREREQREREATDETSTCEPTSTYAPTANDYTTARDIDDYSQHEACTTDSDTYYDRSARDRNDSRRENEQYIINLIDRGEDQENELIEYYVIRMENKDRVKEIWDRKAKAEEMLSKLNSDDVVNPRLIKHWKSDIRCANRAYAIFKTQKDIREGKTRVEDITLSNWYAGDYSADIPYPYDPDVQILLEKFKDKDKAQHVWVWKERTHMELKREAEKGDNANLRLLMLYKYRIACVNVAYSKYMERKEMYGDERLESLADFLPTYDDYESNGSYYDSNGSYYDSTSSTNSIDARERDRNDSRSEREERKRESTDETSTCEPTSSSGNESSGGNNTSSITSDARERVQERIKDLDDP from the coding sequence ATGAGGCTCATGAGCAAAAGTGGAATTCTTTCAAAAAAGAGCTTTCCGATCTATATTGTTTACAGTATTAGCATGTTAGTCAAAAAGGGGGCATACAAAAGGGTTCATACAACCCGTTCATACTGTACTACATACAAAAGCCGTTACTTCGATTCTGATCTATTCTATACGCGTATTCGTCATACAACATATGCTTCTCCACATCCTTTTTTGATTCAAGCTGCACATGATATAGACCCGGGCTTCACCGTTCTGGAAATCGTCTTAATAATCAACGCTATTTTCGATCTTCTAATTCGTTATGTCTTCTCATCGGTAGAAGGATATTCCAAATTCCTTATTACCTTGACCCTAATTGATAAGGATGGTAAGGATATTACATATACTATATGTGATGCAATACCATTGACTCCACTAGATGGTAGCGCGTTCTTTCCTTATAAGGAACTATTTCGTTATATCTATAGGGCTGTTATCCAAGTTTTTGAGAAATACAAAGGTGCTATCATTACAAAAATAGCCCTGCGTATCTTTCTAACTGGTCAAAATCTTGAAAAACATCTCTCATCAAAAGATGAAATCATAAAGGTACTTGATACCCTTTTAGAGGATCTTTCTCATGATGATAATGGCTACAATTCAGACTGGGACGGTAGTGATAATGGCAACAATGTTGGAAACAACAACGATAGCAATAACAGTGTTGGTCTTCTTTCGTTGGTTTTAAACGACAAAAGAGATGTAAAACCCCCTGTTGCTAAACCTATTTCGAATAAGAAACGTACTTATAATAGTAATATATCACAAATCCTTTCTTCAAATCCAAAAGTTGTTAGACCCTTTATGGTGGCCGATATTGAGACAATCCTTATGAAGGATGATACGGGGATGGAAGTGCAGACTCCATACGCAGTAGGTTTACTGGTGGTTCTACCTGAAAAGGAAGTGGATAAAGCTGATATTATGACTTTCTATAGCGAGTATTTTCTTTACAAAAAATTCTATTCATCCTTCAAAGATAGGAGCGATAAGATCCTATATGAGATGGTTAAACGGATTGATGTAGTAGCTACTAAACAGTATAAGACAGCGTTGTCTATATACTTCCATAACTTATCACGATTCGATGGAATAATCTTGCTTAAGCACTTAATCTGTCATCATCCATACTACATAATGAAACCTCTGATTCGAAACCATCGAATTTACGAGATCAAAGTCTACAAAAAGATGCAACAAGAGGTGGATGAAAAGATGGTTGATAAGAAAGGTGTTCTGTTATTCTCCTTCAAAGATTCGTTAAATCTACTTCCTGGAAAACTGGCTACCCTGGCACAGAGCCTGTGTCCGGATCTTGGGGGTAAATATGATTTCGATCATGAGCAACTCAAAACTGTGGAAGATCTCTCTCTTAGGGAAGAAGAATTGCTTGAGTATTTGAAGCAGGATGTGCTTCTACTTGGAGGAGTGTTGAAAAAAGCTCAAGAGATCATCTTGAATCTCTATAATGTGAACATAAATACAGTCTTGACCATATCATCCCTAGCTATGAGAATCTTTCGTATTCAATACTATGATGCTTCGTCTTTTCCAATCCACATCCCAAACGTGAATGAAGACAAATTCATCAGGAAGGGCTACTACGGAGGTCATGTTGATGTCTATAAACCAAGAGGTGAGAACTTGTACTACTATGATGTGAACTCTCTCTATCCCTATGTGATGCAAGAATACCCAATGCCTGCTGGTAAACCAACCTGGAATGGAGATCTGAGGAAGAAGGATTTAGACACCCTCTATGGATTTATTGAGGCTTTTGTGAAATGCCCGGATTCTATCAAAAACCCATTTCTACCCTATAGGGAAAAGGTTAATGGATCTCTCATCTTTCCAACAGGATACTTTGTAGGTGTTTACTATAGCGAGGAGTTGAAATATGCTCGCGATTTGGGCTACACCATCTACCCTCTACGTGGCTATCTCTTTAAGAAGACGGAAAGCCCTTTCAAGACCTTTGTCAACGATCTATATAATAGCAGGTTAAAGGCTAAGAAAGATGGGAATGAAGGAATGTCTTATGTTTACAAAATCCTTATGAATTCTCTTTACGGCAGATTTGGTATCAATCCAAAAATGACTATTACCGAGATCTGCGATCAAGATTGTTACAATCAATTAGTAAGAAAGGATACTTTCATAAATGGGGACAAACTGAACGAAGATACATACGTAGCGAATTTCAATAAAGATTGTTCAACAAATAGTTGGGACCCGCCTAAGAATGCTGCAGTCCAACTAGCAGCGGCTATTACAGCATGTGCAAGGATCCATATGTATCCATATATAGCAAGAGAGGACTGCTACTACACAGACACAGACTCTATAGTTCTTGGTAACCCACTCTCAGATGATATGGTATCTTCTTCAGTCTTAGGTAAATTGAAGCTAGAAGATCAAATAGCGTGGGGGCTCTTTTTAGCACCTAAAACCTATTGCTATACTACAATTGATGGTAAAGATGTAGTAAAACACAAGGGTGCAGCAAAACATTTTGTTGACATTGATTGGTATGAAAACCAATATGCTAATAGAAAGAACGAGAAAAGTGTACCGTATTCGACTCCCTTTGGTGTTGATTGGAATCAACTTCAGATTGTTAAGAAAACTACGAATCTTGCAATGAATGTGGATGTCGGTACCAAAAGGAAAGTGGTATACACTGAAAATAATGTTTGGTTGGAGACCACACCCTTTAAAGTGGAAAACTTAAAAGACTGCTCAAATCAGGACTTGAGATACATTATCAAGAAAATCAATAATGAGAAAGATTCTAATGAAAGCCTAAATACCACGCCTGAAACATATCAGAGGGATGCTGACAGAGATGATCATAGCTCAGACAATCATTCAGACTCTAGCCCTGGTTACGGCAGTTCTAATGAAAGCAATGATAATAGCAATAGCTCCGGTAGTGATTCAGACTCTGGCAGTGACAATAAGAATGAAATCATACCTCCTATAGATGATAAAGAAGATGAGACTACTAAGACTTCTGATAACCATTCTTCAACTAGCAGTGGATGGGATAAAGTTGTAAAAGAACTTAGAAGAGAAAGAGAACAAAGAGAAAGAGAAGCCACTGATGAAACTAGCACTTGTGAGCCTACTTCTACCTATGCACCTACTGCAAATGATTACACTACAGCGCGAGACATAGATGATTATTCTCAACATGAAGCCTGTACAACTGATTCTGACACCTACTATGATAGAAGTGCGCGGGATAGAAATGATTCTAGAAGAGAGAACGAACAATATATCATAAACCTAATCGACCGCGGAGAAGATCAAGAAAATGAATTGATTGAATACTATGTTATTAGAATGGAGAACAAAGATAGAGTGAAAGAGATCTGGGATCGAAAAGCAAAAGCAGAAGAAATGCTAAGCAAACTCAATTCAGACGATGTAGTAAACCCTAGATTAATCAAGCATTGGAAATCTGACATCAGATGTGCAAACCGGGCCTATGCTATCTTTAAGACCCAGAAGGACATCAGGGAAGGTAAGACAAGAGTAGAAGATATTACACTATCCAACTGGTATGCTGGGGATTATTCTGCTGATATTCCTTATCCCTATGATCCAGACGTTCAGATACTTCTTGAGAAATTCAAGGATAAAGATAAAGCACAACACGTATGGGTATGGAAAGAGAGAACCCATATGGAGCTAAAAAGAGAAGCAGAGAAGGGAGATAACGCTAACCTTAGACTTTTGATGTTGTACAAATATCGTATAGCATGTGTCAACGTCGCTTACTCTAAATACATGGAAAGAAAAGAAATGTATGGAGACGAAAGACTCGAATCGCTAGCTGACTTCCTGCCTACGTATGATGATTATGAGAGCAATGGAAGCTACTATGATAGCAATGGAAGCTACTATGATAGCACTTCTTCTACTAATTCCATTGATGCGCGGGAGCGGGATAGAAATGATTCTAGAAGTGAAAGAGAAGAAAGAAAAAGAGAAAGCACTGATGAAACTAGCACTTGTGAGCCTACCTCTAGCTCTGGCAATGAGAGCTCTGGTGGCAACAACACTTCTTCTATTACTTCTGATGCCCGGGAGCGGGTGCAAGAACGAATCAAAGACCTAGATGACCCATGA